One segment of Rhodopirellula baltica SH 1 DNA contains the following:
- the tnpA gene encoding IS200/IS605 family transposase, translating into MAYTNLRVHLIWSTKDRKQWFFDEFQEELSAYIGGVLRKRKHSLLAAGGVEDHIHLLVSIHPAQSISDCVRDIKSNSSVWVHEHLTNLKSFQWQTKYGAFSVSESSVDSVKAYVANQKEHHKKLTFKEEFMAILRKHGIQFDPRYVFE; encoded by the coding sequence ATGGCGTACACCAATTTGCGTGTCCATTTGATCTGGAGCACCAAGGATCGAAAACAATGGTTCTTCGACGAGTTCCAGGAAGAACTCTCCGCCTACATCGGTGGCGTTCTTCGCAAACGCAAACATTCCCTCTTGGCCGCCGGCGGAGTCGAAGACCACATCCATCTGTTGGTCAGCATTCATCCGGCGCAATCGATTTCCGATTGTGTGCGAGATATCAAATCCAACTCAAGTGTTTGGGTGCACGAACATCTCACGAACTTGAAATCTTTTCAGTGGCAGACGAAATACGGAGCCTTCTCTGTGAGCGAATCCTCCGTTGACTCCGTCAAGGCCTACGTTGCCAACCAAAAGGAACATCACAAGAAGTTGACCTTTAAGGAAGAGTTCATGGCGATACTACGCAAACATGGCATCCAGTTCGATCCACGTTACGTGTTTGAATGA
- a CDS encoding UvrD-helicase domain-containing protein has product MSNPSEHPLFDDNPFFDEQAQPSEAEMLHDDNQLPEDDSLPDELDFVVESPTTLREAFEPTLVRASAGTGKTYQLTARLLKILLTGAPPETILATTFTRKAAGEILERVLITLGKAAIDPSENAITELRQQVGIEGLPRHVCGQLFHRLLRNIHRLRICTLDSLFSQLARALPFELDLPPGWRLTDEVEEIWLRQVAIGNLIESLQPAETETLISMLSRGDVKRNIARELIDVVENTYNLARQADVERWDQLKVPELPESADITRTSGMLRSAEVPQKSLVKALESAADSLEIRDFGPLVEATLTKNIAKARLHGEEVKFGRSKFPPGLDPEFDLIYEVARHESLSLLRAQNQATSTLVDHYDTLIQLVKQAQRALAFDDIAVRLAGVFTQLDNHTLQDRLDASIDHLLLDEFQDTSPVQWQVLRLLAQSVTGESTDSSSNVLDPKRSKSFFCVGDTKQAIYGWRGGVAEIFDAVDKQIPGIISKQQDESYRSSSVVLDAVTDAFQHLPRHPMAEGSDPPNPADKATYEAKALKRFAKRFPKHTAARKLPGFVQFRTAELNLKPPADSDEKTKSKPSAADIQKGLLDDVAKQIAELHHQSPHLTIGVLTRTNSTVGALINRLEHLDVDVSAEGGNPLVDSVAVRWILSALMMCEHPGDGRWRLHIANSPLKFVLPLSDSDGKGEAADQLRARIEDQGLAQTILFLAKALMPHCDSRENVRLEQLIELTTLYQHTADSRLRDFVELVHEKRVQRPRAAVVRVMTVHQSKGLEFDAVFLPEIHKALLGPSPQCLADIPEIGQPARGLSRSVGEAQWHFLPKRWQAVFGGSVAARLTEAMCLLYVAMTRARQGLYLVIPPAGKKDFNNKTAASLLYHAWKCEADPTAEGEVLFESGDADWFGDSKVESVDETKSEKEDVPTRRLSFV; this is encoded by the coding sequence ATGAGCAACCCATCTGAACACCCTTTGTTTGACGACAACCCGTTCTTCGACGAGCAAGCCCAGCCTTCGGAAGCCGAAATGCTTCACGACGACAATCAACTTCCCGAGGACGACTCGCTTCCCGACGAACTGGACTTTGTTGTCGAGTCACCGACCACGCTGCGAGAAGCCTTTGAGCCGACGTTGGTGCGGGCTTCGGCCGGCACGGGCAAGACCTATCAACTGACCGCTCGGTTGTTGAAGATTCTGTTGACCGGTGCACCACCGGAAACGATTCTCGCGACCACGTTCACTCGCAAAGCCGCGGGCGAAATTCTCGAACGAGTCTTGATCACTCTTGGTAAAGCCGCGATCGATCCGAGTGAAAACGCGATCACGGAACTGCGACAACAAGTCGGCATCGAAGGCTTGCCGCGTCACGTCTGTGGACAACTCTTCCATCGCTTGCTGCGCAACATCCACCGATTGCGCATTTGCACGCTGGACAGTTTGTTCTCCCAACTTGCCAGAGCACTGCCGTTTGAATTGGATCTGCCGCCTGGTTGGCGTTTGACCGACGAGGTCGAGGAAATCTGGTTGCGACAAGTCGCGATCGGAAACTTAATCGAGTCCCTGCAGCCCGCCGAAACAGAAACGCTGATTTCGATGCTCAGCCGCGGCGATGTCAAGCGCAACATCGCACGTGAATTGATCGATGTGGTCGAGAACACCTACAACTTGGCTCGCCAAGCCGACGTCGAACGATGGGACCAATTGAAAGTTCCCGAACTCCCTGAGTCAGCCGACATCACACGCACATCGGGCATGCTCCGGTCCGCCGAAGTGCCACAAAAGTCACTCGTCAAAGCACTCGAATCCGCGGCCGACAGCCTCGAAATTCGCGACTTCGGACCGCTTGTCGAAGCCACGCTGACCAAGAACATCGCGAAAGCGCGTTTGCATGGTGAAGAAGTCAAATTTGGACGCAGCAAGTTCCCACCGGGCTTGGATCCTGAATTCGATCTGATCTACGAAGTCGCCCGGCATGAGTCCCTGTCGTTGCTGCGGGCTCAGAACCAAGCCACCAGCACCCTGGTCGACCACTACGACACGTTGATCCAATTGGTCAAGCAAGCCCAACGGGCACTCGCGTTTGATGACATCGCGGTTCGCTTGGCCGGCGTGTTCACGCAGCTAGACAATCACACTTTGCAAGACCGACTCGACGCCTCGATCGATCACTTGCTGCTCGATGAATTCCAGGACACATCGCCGGTGCAGTGGCAAGTCCTTCGTTTGCTGGCGCAATCGGTGACCGGCGAATCAACGGATTCGTCGTCCAATGTTCTGGATCCCAAACGATCTAAATCGTTCTTCTGCGTGGGTGATACCAAACAAGCCATCTACGGTTGGCGTGGCGGTGTGGCAGAGATCTTTGATGCCGTCGACAAGCAGATTCCGGGCATCATTTCGAAGCAGCAAGACGAGAGCTATCGCAGCAGCAGCGTCGTGCTCGACGCGGTCACCGATGCGTTTCAACATTTGCCTCGTCACCCGATGGCGGAGGGATCGGATCCGCCCAACCCCGCCGACAAGGCGACCTATGAAGCCAAGGCACTCAAGCGGTTCGCGAAACGTTTTCCCAAGCACACCGCGGCCAGAAAGCTGCCCGGCTTCGTTCAGTTTCGGACCGCGGAATTGAATTTGAAACCGCCTGCGGACTCCGACGAAAAAACAAAGAGCAAACCATCCGCCGCTGACATTCAGAAAGGCTTGCTGGACGACGTCGCGAAACAAATTGCCGAGTTGCACCACCAATCGCCACACCTGACGATTGGCGTGCTGACTCGCACAAACAGCACCGTCGGTGCGTTGATCAATCGATTGGAACACCTCGATGTCGACGTCAGTGCCGAAGGCGGCAACCCGCTTGTCGATTCCGTCGCGGTGCGTTGGATTTTGTCTGCATTGATGATGTGCGAACATCCCGGCGACGGTCGCTGGCGATTGCATATCGCCAACAGCCCGCTCAAGTTTGTCTTGCCGCTGTCCGACAGCGATGGCAAAGGCGAAGCGGCCGATCAGCTTCGAGCACGGATCGAGGACCAGGGTCTCGCCCAAACAATTCTGTTTCTTGCGAAAGCGTTGATGCCTCACTGTGACAGTCGCGAGAATGTGCGTTTGGAACAATTGATCGAACTAACAACGCTCTACCAACACACCGCCGACAGCCGCCTGCGAGACTTCGTCGAATTGGTGCACGAAAAACGAGTCCAGCGTCCGCGTGCCGCCGTGGTACGCGTGATGACCGTTCACCAATCCAAAGGGTTGGAATTCGACGCCGTTTTCTTGCCCGAGATCCACAAGGCGTTGTTGGGGCCATCACCGCAATGCTTGGCCGACATCCCAGAGATTGGCCAACCCGCACGCGGGCTCAGTCGTTCGGTCGGCGAAGCCCAATGGCACTTTCTTCCCAAACGTTGGCAAGCCGTGTTTGGCGGTTCCGTTGCCGCCCGGTTGACCGAAGCGATGTGCTTGCTCTACGTCGCGATGACACGTGCTCGGCAAGGTTTGTACTTGGTGATCCCGCCCGCTGGCAAAAAGGACTTCAACAACAAAACCGCCGCCTCGCTGCTGTACCACGCTTGGAAGTGCGAAGCCGACCCAACCGCCGAAGGCGAGGTGTTGTTCGAGAGCGGCGATGCCGATTGGTTTGGCGATTCGAAGGTTGAATCAGTGGATGAAACCAAAAGCGAAAAGGAAGACGTGCCGACTCGACGATTGTCGTTCGTATGA
- a CDS encoding IS4-like element ISRba1 family transposase yields the protein MNYTGPNHEADLQFDRSFELLQQLVNFEDANKLFEQQAHTVYTACVVLWMLVYQRLKPDASLENAVKHLLDTRPTYLPENKRLEDNTLSVATGGYSRARSRLPLEVVRWFAEEVSSGILSATEPAVDEQRVFLIDGTTLALAPEKELQQAFPPASNQLGEGVWPCVLLTVFHELASGAAMLPQVGPMYGPEAISETQLARQGFEQLPENSIIMSDAGFGIFGIAHGAIDAGHDILLRMKKVNFQSLQKDAELIEQSEHHKTYRHTWKPTKKNRQTQPDLPSDCQLDVYLHEVQATDTLTLYLVSTLAQDAFASASLFERRYDVEIDIRNFKVVMDAENIRAKSVDTFMKELYTSVVAYNLTSQLRIEAAAFEKVPPRRMSFKRTWTTFQTFLLRHMHTEPERWRMAYQTALSIARKDKLPIRSKRSYRREAYRKRPKNMQFEKRTKPPSKMRDSDLK from the coding sequence ATGAACTATACCGGTCCAAATCACGAAGCTGACCTCCAGTTCGACCGCTCTTTTGAGTTGTTGCAGCAGCTAGTCAACTTTGAAGATGCCAACAAGCTCTTCGAGCAACAAGCTCATACCGTCTATACGGCATGTGTTGTCCTGTGGATGCTCGTTTACCAGCGACTCAAGCCGGATGCCTCGCTTGAAAACGCAGTCAAGCATTTACTCGATACGCGACCGACTTATCTTCCCGAAAACAAACGCCTGGAAGACAACACGCTCTCGGTCGCAACGGGTGGCTACAGTCGTGCTAGATCTCGCTTACCGTTAGAAGTCGTTCGTTGGTTTGCCGAGGAAGTGAGCTCGGGGATCCTTTCTGCCACCGAGCCGGCGGTGGACGAACAACGCGTGTTCTTGATCGATGGAACCACGTTGGCACTGGCCCCGGAAAAAGAACTCCAGCAAGCGTTTCCACCGGCAAGCAATCAGCTCGGTGAAGGCGTGTGGCCTTGTGTGCTGTTGACGGTCTTTCACGAACTCGCCAGCGGTGCAGCGATGCTTCCACAAGTGGGACCGATGTACGGTCCTGAGGCGATCTCCGAAACGCAACTTGCTCGGCAGGGGTTTGAGCAGCTTCCGGAGAATTCGATCATCATGTCCGATGCAGGATTTGGGATCTTTGGAATCGCACATGGGGCAATCGACGCAGGTCACGACATCCTGCTGCGAATGAAGAAGGTGAACTTTCAGTCGCTGCAGAAGGATGCCGAATTGATCGAACAATCCGAGCACCACAAAACTTATCGGCACACCTGGAAACCCACGAAGAAGAATCGCCAGACGCAGCCAGATCTCCCGTCCGACTGCCAGTTGGATGTCTATTTGCATGAAGTCCAGGCGACCGACACGCTGACACTTTATCTGGTCAGTACGCTTGCGCAAGATGCTTTCGCGTCTGCCTCGCTATTTGAGCGACGCTACGACGTAGAAATTGACATTCGCAACTTCAAGGTGGTCATGGACGCCGAGAACATTCGCGCCAAAAGCGTCGACACATTCATGAAAGAACTCTATACGTCGGTGGTGGCTTACAACCTGACCAGCCAGCTTCGGATCGAAGCGGCGGCCTTCGAGAAAGTTCCGCCGCGTCGAATGAGCTTCAAACGAACGTGGACCACGTTTCAAACCTTCCTCCTGCGGCACATGCACACGGAGCCTGAGCGTTGGAGAATGGCCTACCAAACAGCATTGTCGATCGCCCGCAAGGACAAGCTACCGATTCGCAGCAAACGTAGTTATCGCCGCGAGGCCTACCGGAAACGCCCCAAAAACATGCAGTTTGAAAAACGCACGAAACCACCGTCTAAAATGAGAGACTCGGATCTAAAGTAA